A window of Dromiciops gliroides isolate mDroGli1 chromosome X, mDroGli1.pri, whole genome shotgun sequence contains these coding sequences:
- the FRMD7 gene encoding FERM domain-containing protein 7, which yields MLHLRVQFLDDSQKIFMVDQKSSGKALFNLSCCHLNLAEKEYFGLEFRSQSGNNVWLELLKPITKQVKMDPGHLRDELTRYLFALQIKKDLAQGRLPCSDNCTALLVSHILQSELGDFHEETDRKHLEQNHYLPNQGGLDSKILHFHQRHIGKSPAESDIQLLDIARKLEMYGIRPHPASDGEGTQIHLAVAHMGVLVLRGNTKINTFNWAKIRKLSFKRKHFLIKLHANISVLYKDTLEFTMASRDACKAFWKTCVEYHAFFRLSEEPKSKPKTLFCSKGSSFRYSGRTQRQLLEYGKKGRLKSLPFERKHYLPQYHERQCRSSPDLLSDVAKQVEDLHLVYGSGCYRNVNGVHASEPTLDSRRRNSTVEVTFAAEFERSKPEADPTLLHQSQSSSTFPFIYTKPDFSTNPEPDDFYRQKSPLNSFQTSSKFAQGNTNTSSGNTRGLVPPRQQLTYTDLPYVPSVSQQVNIAPPQVFFYVDQPPQVPRRSPAMAALGKAAKRSPHDARRETFQHDFQELEEALARTSSGDTPNMGVEDDERTLEDAFEYRLQEQTPKRSHSHSDMKTMRFPFGSEFQPLGPCPALSRKADFFTYMFAQQELPEVLRSQSAAEQYLGSESSDSEPEMLHPDYSALYDKTLSSPMARIRLSSGSLQLDEAVEEVPFTTPAAELGRTALKPRNYFLA from the exons CAAAAGTCCTCCGGGAAAGCATTGTTCAACCTGAGCTGCTGTCACCTCAACCTGGCAGAGAAAGAATACTTTGGATTGGAATTCCGGAGCCAGTCAGGAAACAAT GTTTGGTTGGAACTTCTAAAGCCTATAACAAAACAAGTTAAAA TGGATCCTGGACACCTGAGAGACGAGCTGACAAG GTATCTATTTGCCCTTCAAATCAAGAAGGATCTGGCCCAAGGAAGGCTTCCCTGCAGTGATAACTGTACAGCCCTGCTGGTATCTCACATTTTACAAT CGGAGCTGGGTGACTTTCATGAAGAAACAGACAGGAAGCATCTGGAACAAAACCACTACTTACCTAACCAGGGCGGCTTAGACAGCAAGATCCTGCACTTTCATCAAAGACACAT TGGTAAGAGCCCTGCAGAGTCGGACATCCAGCTCCTGGACATAGCAAGGAAGCTTGAGATGTATGGGATCAGACCTCACCCTGCTAGTGATGGTGAGGGGACTCAGATTCACTTGGCTGTCGCCCACATGGGAGTGCTGGTATTACGG GGGAATACAAAGATCAATACTTTCAACTGGGCTAAAATCCGTAAGCTGAGTTTTAAGAGAAAGCATTTTCTCATCAAACTCCATGCCAACATTTCG GTGTTGTACAAGGACACGTTGGAGTTTACCATGGCCAGCAGGGATGCATGCAAAGCCTTCTGGAAGACATGTGTTGAGTACCACGCTTTTTTTAGACTCTCCGAAGAACCGAAATCAAAGCCCAAGACCCTCTTCTGCAGTAAGGGCTCAAGTTTCCGCTATAG TGGAAGAACCCAAAGGCAACTTTTGGAATATGGGAAAAAAGGCAGGCTGAAGAGCTTACCCTTTGAGAG GAAACATTACCTGCCTCAGTACCACGAGCGCCAGTGTAGGTCATCCCCAGACCTCCTCTCAGATGTGGCCAAGCAG gttgaaGATTTGCATCTCGTGTACGGCAGTGGGTGTTACCGCAATGTGAATGGAGTGCACGCATCAGAGCCCACACTAGACAGCAGGAGGAGGAATTCCACAGTGGAGGTGACATTCGCAGCTGAGTTTGAACGCTCCAAACCGGAAGCTGACCCAACACTTTTGCACCAATCCCAGAGCAGCTCAACTTTCCCTTTCATTTACACTAAGCCCGACTTCAGCACCAACCCTGAGCCTGATGACTTCTACAGGCAGAAGAGCCCTCTCAACTCCTTCCAGACGAGCTCCAAGTTTGCTCAAGGTAACACAAATACATCTTCTGGGAACACAAGAGGGCTTGTCCCTCCAAGGCAGCAGCTAACCTACACAGATCTACCTTATGTGCCCAGTGTTAGCCAGCAGGTTAACATTGCGCCTCCACAAGTCTTTTTTTATGTGGACCAGCCACCCCAGGTGCCCAGGCGCTCCCCAGCCATGGCTGCTCTAGGGAAGGCAGCCAAAAGAAGCCCTCATGATGCCAGGAGGGAGACCTTTCAGCATGACTTTCAGGAACTGGAAGAAGCCCTAGCCAGGACTAGCAGTGGGGACACCCCCAACATGGGTGTGGAAGATGACGAGAGAACTCTGGAAGATGCCTTTGAGTACAGGCTTCAAGAGCAAACCCCCAAACGGTCCCACAGCCATTCAGACATGAAAACCATGCGCTTTCCTTTTGGGTCAGAATTCCAACCCCTTGGGCCTTGCCCTGCTCTGAGTCGCAAAGCCGATTTCTTCACCTACATGTTCGCCCAGCAAGAATTGCCAGAGGTCTTGAGGAGTCAGAGTGCAGCTGAACAATACTTAGGTAGTGaatccagtgattctgaaccaGAAATGCTTCACCCAGACTACTCCGCTTTGTACGACAAAACACTGAGCTCACCCATGGCCAGGATCCGTTTGTCTTCCGGTAGTCTCCAGCTAGACGAAGCAGTTGAGGAGGTACCTTTCACTACACCTGCTGCTGAATTAGGAAGGACTGCACTGAAGCCACGCAATTATTTTTTAGCGTAA